Proteins from one Microbacterium proteolyticum genomic window:
- a CDS encoding zinc-binding metallopeptidase family protein: protein MAAIPTPRCPHCRHFLSLDKLVCPECGGELGYHPRLRQFVGLLKGKAVVGDETWYACSNRGWQCNWLVRDDAPSGRCFSCRLTRTTPESSDTVALEKLAKTEEAKRRLVLQLGDLGLPIRSWHDGPGGLGFDLLSSLSEGRRVTIGHANGIISLDLAESLDDRREALRIKLGEPYRTMLGHLRHEIGHYYQNVLITDEQTWAQCRALFGDERTSYRDAISRHYREGAPDGWAETYISEYATMHPWEDFAETFAHYLHITGTLQTAAAIGMTLDGDAYANRDSDVEPLANYADQPVHRLVGDWRWMSHAFNRVNRSMGMGDLYPFEIVPGVVRKLAFIHDIVTRSPQPPQEQEIVALTAVEVDD, encoded by the coding sequence GTGGCCGCCATTCCCACGCCGCGGTGTCCGCACTGCCGCCATTTCCTCTCGCTCGACAAGCTCGTCTGCCCCGAGTGCGGCGGTGAGCTGGGGTATCACCCGCGGTTGCGCCAGTTCGTGGGGCTCCTCAAGGGCAAGGCCGTCGTCGGCGACGAGACCTGGTACGCGTGTTCCAACCGCGGCTGGCAGTGCAACTGGCTGGTGCGCGACGACGCGCCGAGCGGCCGCTGCTTCTCGTGCCGGCTGACACGCACGACCCCCGAGTCCAGCGACACCGTCGCCCTCGAGAAGCTCGCGAAGACCGAGGAGGCCAAGCGCCGCCTCGTGCTGCAGCTGGGCGACCTGGGGCTGCCGATCCGCTCCTGGCACGACGGCCCCGGGGGACTCGGTTTCGACCTGCTCTCGAGCCTGTCGGAGGGACGACGCGTGACGATCGGGCACGCCAACGGGATCATCTCGCTCGATCTCGCTGAGAGCCTCGACGACCGCCGCGAGGCGCTGAGGATCAAGCTCGGCGAGCCCTACCGCACGATGCTCGGCCACCTGCGTCACGAGATCGGCCACTACTACCAGAACGTCCTCATCACCGACGAGCAGACCTGGGCGCAGTGCCGCGCCCTCTTCGGCGACGAGCGGACGAGCTACCGGGATGCCATCTCCCGCCACTACCGCGAGGGCGCACCGGACGGGTGGGCCGAGACTTACATCTCGGAGTACGCCACGATGCACCCGTGGGAGGACTTCGCCGAGACGTTCGCGCACTACCTGCACATCACCGGCACCCTCCAGACCGCGGCGGCCATCGGCATGACCCTCGACGGCGACGCGTACGCCAACCGCGACTCCGACGTCGAGCCGCTGGCGAACTACGCCGACCAGCCCGTGCACCGGCTCGTGGGCGACTGGCGCTGGATGTCGCACGCCTTCAACCGCGTGAACCGGTCGATGGGAATGGGCGACCTCTACCCGTTCGAGATCGTGCCCGGAGTCGTCCGCAAGCTCGCCTTCATCCACGACATCGTCACGCGCTCCCCGCAGCCCCCGCAGGAGCAGGAGATCGTCGCCCTCACCGCCGTCGAGGTCGACGACTGA
- a CDS encoding dolichyl-phosphate-mannose--protein mannosyltransferase: MTAVPSLIPSEERTRLDRWRDSLLADPRRGRLWRWLAPTLITVFAFVLRMVNVGDPHQLIFDETYYVKDSWSQWILGFPSEWPGGADERFVAGDTNFFTGVGSYVVHPPLGRFFIGAGMALFGSDSSTAWRIAAVVFGTATVLLVYLFAKTLTGSLVFASVASGLMAIDGLGIVLSRVALLDVFLTFFIVLALWFVALDRRAALARWAARAPGESTWGPVFWNRPWLLAAGIAAGAATAVKWSGLYVLAGIGIYVVITDALARRRAGIAQWPVDAVRQGLVSFVLIVPVAVVVYLASWAGWLFTDGGYSRHALDASPATGFWAWVPLPLQNLWAYHQSMYAFHVGLSTPHSYASPAWQWPLMIRPTSMYWHQDDFGVNGCQLPSGCTEAISSIDNPLLWWAGIAASIYLLVRFVLVRDGRYALVLTGLAATYVPWLLYPERTIFQFYTVAMAPFLVLALAFALRDLARGPGSMTRASGQAWVVVFLAVCVLLSAFWYPVWTGLPVPYEFWRLHNWLPTWI, encoded by the coding sequence GTGACCGCCGTCCCCTCGCTGATCCCCTCAGAAGAACGGACGCGCCTCGACCGCTGGCGCGACAGCCTCCTCGCGGATCCCCGGCGCGGCCGGCTGTGGCGGTGGCTCGCCCCGACGCTGATCACCGTGTTCGCGTTCGTGCTGCGCATGGTGAACGTCGGCGACCCGCACCAACTGATCTTCGACGAGACGTATTACGTCAAGGACTCGTGGAGCCAGTGGATTCTCGGCTTCCCGTCGGAGTGGCCCGGGGGCGCCGACGAGCGCTTCGTCGCGGGTGACACCAACTTCTTCACGGGCGTCGGCAGCTACGTCGTGCACCCGCCGCTCGGACGCTTCTTCATCGGCGCGGGGATGGCGCTGTTCGGGTCCGACTCCTCGACCGCGTGGCGGATCGCCGCGGTCGTGTTCGGCACGGCCACGGTGCTCCTGGTGTACCTGTTCGCCAAGACGCTGACAGGGTCGCTCGTCTTCGCCTCCGTGGCATCCGGTCTGATGGCGATCGACGGCCTCGGAATCGTGCTCAGCCGTGTCGCGCTGCTGGATGTCTTCCTGACGTTCTTCATCGTGCTGGCGCTGTGGTTCGTCGCTCTGGACCGCCGAGCGGCGCTCGCCCGCTGGGCCGCGCGCGCACCGGGCGAGTCGACGTGGGGTCCGGTGTTCTGGAACCGGCCGTGGCTCCTCGCCGCCGGCATCGCTGCGGGAGCGGCCACGGCGGTGAAGTGGTCGGGGCTGTACGTCCTCGCCGGGATCGGGATCTACGTCGTGATCACCGACGCCCTCGCGCGCCGTCGGGCGGGCATCGCGCAATGGCCGGTGGACGCGGTGCGGCAGGGCCTGGTCTCGTTCGTCCTCATCGTCCCCGTCGCCGTGGTCGTGTACCTCGCGAGCTGGGCCGGCTGGCTCTTCACCGACGGCGGCTACAGCCGCCACGCGCTCGACGCGAGCCCCGCGACGGGCTTCTGGGCGTGGGTGCCGCTGCCCCTGCAGAACTTGTGGGCCTACCACCAGTCGATGTACGCCTTCCACGTGGGCCTGTCGACGCCGCACTCGTACGCGAGTCCCGCGTGGCAGTGGCCGCTGATGATCCGCCCCACCTCGATGTACTGGCACCAGGACGATTTCGGGGTGAACGGATGCCAGCTCCCCAGCGGCTGCACCGAGGCCATCTCCAGCATCGACAACCCGCTGCTGTGGTGGGCGGGCATCGCTGCGTCGATCTACCTGCTGGTGCGATTCGTCCTGGTTCGCGACGGACGCTACGCCCTCGTGCTCACGGGGCTGGCCGCGACCTACGTGCCCTGGCTGCTGTACCCCGAGCGGACGATCTTCCAGTTCTACACGGTCGCGATGGCGCCGTTCCTCGTGCTCGCCCTCGCCTTCGCACTCCGTGACCTCGCGCGCGGGCCGGGGTCGATGACGCGCGCGAGCGGGCAGGCGTGGGTGGTGGTGTTCCTCGCCGTCTGCGTGCTGCTGTCGGCGTTCTGGTACCCGGTCTGGACGGGCCTGCCGGTGCCGTACGAGTTCTGGCGCCTGCACAACTGGCTGCCCACCTGGATCTGA
- a CDS encoding aldo/keto reductase, with amino-acid sequence MTVPSVQLNDGNSIPQLGYGVFLVPADDAERAVSEALEVGYRHIDTAAIYKNEEGVGRAIASSGIPRDELFVTTKLWNSRHDGDEPHAAIDESLEKLGLDSVDLYLVHWPTPKADNYLNAWQKLIEIREAGKTRSIGVSNFLVPHLDRIVAETGVTPVVNQIELHPALSQREIRAWGAEHDMHIESWGPLGQGKYDLFEIPAVKDAAEAHGKSPAQAVLRWHIQHGLIVFPKSVRRERLEENFDLFDFELTADEMAAIDQIDPGDGSGRVGSHPDDVE; translated from the coding sequence ATGACCGTTCCCTCTGTCCAGCTCAATGACGGAAACTCCATCCCCCAGCTCGGCTACGGCGTGTTCCTCGTGCCTGCCGACGACGCCGAGCGCGCCGTATCCGAGGCGCTCGAGGTCGGCTACCGCCACATCGACACCGCCGCGATCTACAAGAACGAAGAAGGCGTCGGCCGCGCCATCGCGTCCAGCGGCATCCCGCGCGACGAGCTCTTCGTGACCACGAAGCTCTGGAACTCGCGCCACGACGGCGACGAGCCGCACGCCGCGATCGACGAGAGCCTCGAGAAGCTCGGCCTCGACAGCGTCGACCTCTACCTCGTGCACTGGCCGACCCCGAAGGCCGACAACTACCTCAACGCGTGGCAGAAGCTCATCGAGATCCGTGAGGCCGGCAAGACGCGCTCGATCGGCGTCTCGAACTTCCTCGTGCCGCACCTCGACCGCATCGTCGCCGAGACGGGCGTGACCCCCGTCGTCAACCAGATCGAGCTGCACCCGGCGCTCAGCCAGCGCGAGATCCGCGCGTGGGGCGCCGAGCACGACATGCACATCGAGTCGTGGGGTCCGCTCGGACAGGGCAAGTACGACCTGTTCGAGATCCCCGCGGTGAAGGACGCCGCCGAGGCCCACGGCAAGTCCCCCGCTCAGGCGGTGCTGCGCTGGCACATCCAGCACGGTCTCATCGTGTTCCCCAAGTCGGTGCGCCGCGAGCGCCTGGAAGAGAACTTCGACCTGTTCGACTTCGAGCTCACCGCCGACGAGATGGCCGCGATCGACCAGATCGACCCGGGCGACGGCTCGGGCCGCGTCGGTTCGCACCCCGACGACGTCGAGTGA
- the rsmI gene encoding 16S rRNA (cytidine(1402)-2'-O)-methyltransferase, whose product MIILAATPIGNLGDASRRLVEALENATVVAAEDTRTTQRLLAGLGVANRPRLIALHDHNEKERAAELVELAREDDLLVLSDAGMPTVSDPGYGLVAAAAAAGVTVTAIPGPSAVVTALAVAGLPTDRFAFEGFPRRKPGERRRAFADLAAETRTLVFFESPSRLASTLDDLAATFGADRPAAVCRELTKLHEEVRRGTLAELAAWAAEGVRGEIAIVVGGASARDVAFPDAVTQVLELVRDGARLKEAAGEVASLTGHSSRELYQAALAVKR is encoded by the coding sequence GTGATCATCCTCGCGGCGACCCCCATCGGCAACCTGGGCGACGCGTCGCGGCGGCTGGTGGAAGCGCTCGAGAACGCCACGGTCGTCGCGGCCGAGGACACTCGCACCACCCAGCGGCTGCTCGCCGGTCTCGGCGTCGCCAACCGCCCGCGGCTGATCGCGCTCCACGACCACAACGAGAAGGAGCGCGCCGCCGAACTCGTCGAGCTCGCCCGCGAGGACGACCTGCTCGTGCTGAGCGACGCCGGCATGCCCACGGTCAGCGATCCGGGCTACGGGCTCGTCGCGGCGGCCGCCGCCGCGGGCGTCACGGTCACCGCGATTCCGGGCCCGAGCGCCGTCGTCACGGCCCTCGCCGTCGCCGGGCTCCCCACCGACCGCTTCGCGTTCGAGGGCTTCCCGCGCCGCAAGCCCGGGGAACGGCGTCGCGCCTTCGCCGACCTCGCCGCCGAGACGCGGACCCTGGTGTTCTTCGAGTCGCCGTCGCGACTGGCATCCACTCTCGACGACCTCGCGGCGACGTTCGGAGCCGACCGTCCCGCCGCGGTCTGCCGCGAACTGACGAAGCTGCACGAGGAGGTGCGCCGCGGCACCCTCGCCGAACTCGCCGCGTGGGCGGCCGAGGGCGTGCGCGGCGAGATCGCGATCGTCGTGGGCGGCGCGTCGGCGCGCGACGTGGCGTTCCCGGATGCCGTGACCCAGGTGCTCGAACTGGTGCGCGACGGCGCGCGGCTCAAGGAGGCGGCCGGCGAAGTGGCGTCCCTCACGGGGCATTCCTCGCGCGAGCTGTACCAGGCGGCGCTCGCCGTGAAGCGCTGA
- a CDS encoding thioredoxin domain-containing protein, which yields MNRLANASSPYLRAHADNPVAWFPWGPEAFAVAAERDVPVLVSIGYSTCHWCHVMARESFQDAETAALVNDGFVAIKVDREEHPDVDAAYLDAASAFTPHLGWPLTAFATPEGRVFYAGTYFPPQPRGQLPSFPQVLAAVREAWTERRGEVDATGASLRQALASAAPAAADAIPDADALAAAVADVVSREDREFGGFAAGASLESPKFPNTPVLRLFQHPALAALVPEAAGVASRALSAMTSSELRDPVEGGFFRYATRRDWTVPHYERMLTDNAGLIEVALAAGDDATAAETAGFLVDVLQLPSGGIAAAQDSESIIDGQRSEGGYYRTAERVGLAPPALDAKVVTGWNGHAIAALAAAGSRTDPRFVEAARWAADTVLENNVADDGTLRRASLDEIRSSAPATLEDYGGLARGLLALGRVTGEVAYAERARALVDACLGDDGIRPPGGGDPVLAVQGMQPQGVPSDGAAPSGPSAFAAAALDLWRVGAGERYREAAETLVRAAAPAALAAPLAYGAILDVALGLATPPRQVVVVGETDAALADAARRVAADVVAVVTPAQAQDFARAGFELFEGKISRGGAATAYDCRAFTCALPTTDPAALT from the coding sequence CTGAACCGCCTCGCGAACGCCTCGAGCCCCTACCTGCGGGCCCACGCCGACAACCCCGTCGCGTGGTTCCCGTGGGGGCCCGAGGCGTTCGCCGTCGCGGCCGAGCGCGACGTCCCCGTCCTCGTCTCCATCGGCTACAGCACCTGCCACTGGTGTCACGTCATGGCGCGGGAGTCGTTCCAGGATGCCGAGACCGCGGCCCTCGTGAACGACGGGTTCGTCGCGATCAAGGTCGACCGCGAGGAGCATCCCGACGTCGACGCGGCCTACCTCGATGCCGCCTCCGCGTTCACGCCCCACCTCGGCTGGCCGCTCACGGCGTTCGCGACCCCCGAGGGTCGCGTGTTCTACGCCGGCACCTATTTCCCGCCCCAGCCCCGCGGGCAGCTCCCGTCGTTCCCGCAGGTGCTCGCCGCGGTCCGCGAGGCCTGGACGGAGCGACGGGGAGAGGTGGATGCCACCGGCGCCTCCCTCCGCCAGGCGCTCGCGTCCGCGGCCCCCGCCGCCGCCGACGCGATCCCCGACGCCGACGCGCTCGCGGCCGCCGTCGCCGACGTCGTGTCCCGCGAGGATCGCGAGTTCGGCGGGTTCGCCGCCGGCGCCTCGCTCGAGTCCCCGAAGTTCCCGAACACCCCGGTCCTGCGGCTGTTCCAGCACCCCGCGCTCGCCGCCCTCGTGCCGGAGGCCGCCGGCGTGGCATCCCGCGCTCTGTCGGCGATGACGTCGTCGGAACTGCGCGATCCCGTCGAGGGCGGGTTCTTCCGCTACGCCACCCGCCGCGACTGGACCGTCCCGCACTACGAGCGCATGCTCACCGACAACGCCGGTCTCATCGAGGTCGCCCTCGCCGCGGGCGACGACGCGACCGCCGCCGAGACCGCGGGGTTCCTCGTCGACGTGCTGCAGCTCCCGTCCGGCGGGATCGCCGCCGCGCAGGACTCCGAGTCGATCATCGACGGGCAGCGCTCCGAGGGCGGGTACTACCGCACCGCCGAGCGCGTCGGCCTCGCGCCGCCCGCCCTGGATGCCAAGGTCGTCACCGGCTGGAACGGGCACGCGATCGCGGCGCTCGCCGCGGCCGGGTCTCGCACCGATCCGAGGTTCGTCGAGGCCGCGCGCTGGGCAGCCGACACGGTGCTCGAGAACAACGTCGCCGACGACGGGACGCTCCGCCGCGCCTCTCTCGACGAGATCCGCTCGTCCGCACCCGCGACGCTGGAGGACTACGGCGGCCTCGCCCGCGGCCTCCTGGCCCTCGGACGCGTCACCGGCGAAGTCGCGTACGCCGAGCGCGCACGGGCCCTGGTCGACGCGTGCCTCGGCGACGACGGCATCCGTCCGCCTGGGGGCGGTGACCCGGTGCTGGCGGTGCAGGGCATGCAGCCACAGGGCGTCCCGAGCGACGGCGCGGCACCCTCGGGTCCGTCGGCGTTCGCCGCCGCGGCCCTCGACCTCTGGCGCGTGGGTGCGGGGGAGCGCTACCGCGAGGCGGCCGAGACGCTCGTCCGCGCCGCCGCGCCTGCCGCCCTCGCGGCACCGCTCGCGTACGGCGCGATCCTCGACGTCGCACTGGGCCTGGCGACACCCCCGCGGCAGGTGGTCGTGGTGGGCGAGACGGATGCCGCCCTCGCCGACGCCGCGCGCCGGGTCGCCGCCGACGTCGTCGCGGTCGTCACGCCCGCGCAGGCGCAGGACTTCGCCCGCGCCGGTTTCGAGCTGTTCGAGGGGAAGATCTCCCGCGGGGGTGCCGCGACCGCCTACGACTGCCGGGCGTTCACGTGCGCCCTGCCGACGACGGACCCCGCCGCCCTGACCTGA
- a CDS encoding AAA family ATPase — MARGDEWLHDPRPVQRAKLFADAAIDRAAWPANIPAVAQFLDVAGRDGWEFGPGVTFLVGENGSGKSTLIEGLAEAYGLPAEGGSSNGGGQTRRTESPLGEWLRLERSPRAPRFGFFLRAETMHGYYSWRDDLPDAPPSLHPMSHGESFNALLDEALDHPRYVAGLACLDEPEAALSFSSTLRWLASLDRMRSRGTQVICATHSPVLAALPGATILELGEWGIRETTWDDLEVVRLHRGFLDSPGRYLRHLLD, encoded by the coding sequence GTGGCCCGCGGCGACGAGTGGCTGCACGACCCGCGCCCCGTGCAGCGGGCGAAGCTCTTCGCCGACGCCGCCATCGATCGGGCCGCGTGGCCGGCGAACATCCCCGCCGTCGCGCAGTTCCTGGACGTGGCCGGACGGGACGGGTGGGAGTTCGGCCCGGGCGTCACCTTCCTCGTCGGGGAGAACGGATCGGGCAAGTCCACGCTCATCGAGGGCCTCGCCGAAGCCTACGGGCTGCCCGCCGAGGGCGGGTCGTCGAACGGCGGAGGGCAGACCCGCCGCACCGAGAGCCCGCTCGGCGAGTGGCTGCGGTTGGAACGGAGTCCTCGGGCACCGCGGTTCGGCTTCTTCCTGCGCGCCGAGACGATGCACGGCTACTACTCGTGGCGCGACGACCTGCCCGACGCGCCGCCGAGCCTGCACCCGATGAGCCACGGCGAGTCGTTCAACGCCCTGCTCGATGAGGCGCTCGACCATCCGCGGTACGTCGCCGGGCTGGCGTGCCTCGACGAGCCCGAAGCGGCGCTGTCGTTCTCGTCCACCCTGCGGTGGCTGGCCTCCCTGGATCGCATGCGTTCGCGGGGCACGCAGGTGATCTGCGCGACGCACTCCCCCGTGCTCGCGGCGCTCCCCGGCGCGACGATCCTCGAGCTCGGCGAATGGGGAATCCGCGAGACGACGTGGGACGACCTGGAGGTCGTGCGCCTGCACCGCGGGTTCCTGGACTCACCGGGGCGGTATCTGCGACACCTGCTGGACTGA